The following DNA comes from Amycolatopsis albispora.
GTGCTCGCCGTTCCCGGGCGCTTCCGCGCCGACCGCACCGAACCGGCCACGCTGCGCGCTGACATCCGGGAGGGGGTGAGCTGGCTGTGGCGGCACCCGGTGCTGCGGAGCCTGACCATCTACAGTGGACTGATCGCGGCGCTGATGTCGATGGGCACCTCGCTGACCGTGCTCTACGCCCTGGACACGCTGGCGCTCAGCCCTTCGCTGTACGGCCTGTTGTTCGCGGCCATGGGCGTCGGCGGGCTGGCCGGGTCCGCGCTGGTGGGCCCGCTGACCGCCCGTCTTGGCAGGCCCCGGGCGAGCACGCTGGCCGTGGCGATCGCGCCGGTGATGTCGGTGCTGCTCGGCACGGTGACCCAGGTTTGGGCGGCCGTGGTGTGGTTTTCCGGCGTCGCGGTGGGGGTGACCATGTGGAACGTGCTGTCGATGTCGTTGCGGCAGGCGATGATCCCGGCCGGGCTGCTCGGCCGGGTGCTCGGCGCCCACCGCGTGGTGCTGTGGGGCGGTATCCCGCTCGGCGCGCTGCTCGGTGGTGTGCTGGCCGGGATGATCGGCGTGCCCGCCGTCTTCACGGTGTCCGGCCTGGCCCAGCTCGGCGTGGTGGTGCTGGTCCACCGGCTGGTGCACCGGCACCGGCGGCTGATCGAGGAATCCTTCGCCCGCTAACGCCGCAGGGCGGTCTCGCGGTCCATATAGGACAGTTTCTCCGGGTTGCGCACGGCGTAGAGCCCGGTGACGAAGCCGTTTTCGAGGTGGACCGCGAGCACCGCGTCGAGTTCACCGCCGATGTGGACGGTCAGCGCCGGGTGGCCGTTGACCTGCGCCGGTCGCAGGGACGCGGAACCGGCGAGGCGGCCGAGCACCGCGGTCACCTCCGCGACCCCGGTGATGGGCGCCAGCGCGGCCTGCGCGATGCCACCGCCGTCGGTCAGCAGCACCACATTCGGCGCGAGCACATCGAACAGGTGTTGCAGGTCACCGGTTTCCACCGCGCTCTTGAAGGCCGCGAGCGCGTCACGGCCTTCGGCGGGGGAGATGGTCACGTGCGGCCGTCGCGCGGCGACGTGTGCCCGTGCCCGGTGGGCGATCTGCCGGACCGCGGCCGCGCTTTTGCCGACGGCTTCGGCGATTTCGCCGTAGGGCAGGTCGAACACCTCGCGCAGCACAAAAACTGCCCGCTCGGTGGGCGCGAGCGTTTCGAGCACCAGCAGCATCGCCATCGACACGCTGTCGGCCAGTTCGACGTCCTCGGCCACGTCGGGCGCGGTGAGCAGCGGCTCGGGCAGCCACGGGCCGACGTAGGACTCCTTGCGACGGCCGAGCGTGCGCAACCGGCCCAGTGCCTGGCGGGTGGTGATCCGCACCAGGTACGCGCGCTCGTTCCGCACCTCGGTGAGGTCGACCTCCGCCCACCGCAGCCAGGTTTCCTGCAGCACGTCCTCGGCGTCCGCGGCCGAGCCGAGCATTTCGTAGGCCACGGTGAAGAGCAGGTTGCGGTGGGCGAGAAAGGTCTCGGTGGCGGACATGCGCGGCTCCTGTTCGCGTGTGGGCTCCTGCCCACCAGACACCGGGCGCGGCCGCCCTGTGACAGGTGTGGCGCGGGTCACCCGCTGTCACAACGGGACGGGGTCGCGGCATCTGGTGGGCGTTCCGGTGCGCCAGCACCCCAAACGCGAGTGAGGACAAGAGCATGGAATCCCGGTTCGACCTGATGGACAACGAAGTCGGCGGCAAGTTCGCGAAGCGTTTCTTCAACGCCAGCCTGGTGCTCGCGCGGGCGCTGCCGAAGAGCACGCAGGAACTGGTCGCGCTGCGTGTCAGCCAGATCAACGGTTGCGGCTGGTGCGTCGACGTGCACACCAAGGAAGCCGAGGCCGCCGGCGAAACGGCGGTGCGCATCAACCTGGTCGCCGCCTGGCGCGAGTCCAGCGTGTTCACCGAGGCCGAGCGGGCGGCGTTCGCGCTGGCCGAGGAGGGCACGCGGCTCGCCGACGCGCACCACGGCGTGTCCGACGAGACCTGGGCTGCGGTGCGCGAGCACTTCGACGACAACGAGGTCGCCGCGCTGGTTTCGCTGGTCGCGCAGATCAACGCGGCCAACCGGCTCGGCGTGATCGTGCGCAACGCCGGGGGCTCATACGCGCCCGGGGTGTTCGCCGAGCTGTCGGACTGATCGGTGGCCCGTTCGTGGCTCAGCGCCACGAACGGGCCAGGCCGTCCACCAGGCCGAGGAACCGGGTGAAGGCGCGGTCGGTACGTGCGCGCTCGCCGGTGGCGAGCAGTTCGAGCTGCAGCCCGCGTGCCTGCGCCACGATCATCGACGCGATCTCGGGCGCCTGCTCGCGGGGACAGCCCTCGGCGACCACCAGGTTTTCCACCAGCGCCAGCGAATCGTGCACAACCTGCTGGAGAAACCGTTCGTAGTGCTCCGGTTCCCGCGCGGCCTGCGCGAGAACCTCGAACAGCAGGCGGTAGACCGGCAGGCGATCGGGCGTGGTCGAGCGCTGCCACCAGGTGGGCAGATCGGCCAGGCCGGGCGGGGCGCCGGTCAGGCCCGCCGCGTCCGACAGGCGGCGGCGCAGCACGTCGATCACTTCGGTGACCAGGTTTTCCTTCGAGCCGAAGTGGTGCAGCAGTGTGCCGTGGCTGACGCCCACCGCCGCCGCGAGCGGGCGCATCGCCAGCCCGGCGAGCCCGTTCGCGAGCACGTAGGCGGTCACGGCTTCGAGCAGTTCGGGGCGCCGGTGCTGGTAGCGGAGGCGCCTGCCGTCGAGGTGGTCCGCGCTCATCGGGGTGACGGTACGCCAGGCCGAGGTAGTTTGACCAAGTGGTCTAACTACTTCTAGGGTGGCGGCATGGAACGCCTCCGGTTGCACCACGTCGGGCACGTCGTCCGGGACATGAGCGCCGCGCTCGAGCTGTACCGGCGGCTCGGTTTTGTGGTGCACGCGCCCGCTTATCCCGCGATGGCACCGCGTGAAGGGGCCGCGCCGGAGCCGTTCGGTGCGGCCAACACGCACGCCGACTTCCCGCGTGACTTCCTCGAACTGGCCACGGTCGTGGATGCGGGCGTGGTGCCGCCGGGGGCGCGGCTGGTTCCGTTGGAGGCGCCGCCCGAGGTGCTGCCATCGCTGCTGGAGCGGGTCAACGCCACCAGCGCGAACCTGGCGGACTGCCTGGGCCGCTTCGAGGGCCTGCACATCCTGATGTTCTCGTCGGCCGATCTCGACACCACGGCCGCCCGGCTGAGCGCGGGCGGAGTGCGGCACGGCGGGGTGAACACCGTCCGGCGGCCCGTGGGTGACGACGTGGAAACCGTGCGGTACCTGGAAATCGACGGACCGGAGGGACGGATCGGCGTCGCCGCGGAGCTGGAGCCGCGCATTCAGGCGTCGCGATCGGAGGAGCATCCCAACGGTGCCCTGGGCTTGGTCGACGCGACGTTGTGTGCGTCCGATTTGGACGCTGCCCAGGCGCGGTACGAGCTTTATCTCGGCCGATCGGCTCGCATCGACGGTGCGGCTCGGGTCTTCGACCTCGACGACGGCGTGACACTGACCTTGGTGCCTTCCGCCGACACGCTTTTCCCGGGTGAGCAGGCGTCCGCGCTGCCCGCTCTGGTCGCGTGCACGGTGGCCGTCCGCGAGCTGGACGTGACCGAGAAACTGGTGCGGGATGAGGGGATTCCGCTTCGGCGGACGTCGTCGGGGGACGTGTTCGTCCCGGCCAGTGCCGCACTCGGTGCCGCCGTGGTGTTCCGGCAGGCCGGGTCAGTCCACTGAGGACCGTTCGGCGGCGATGATCGTGTTCAGGTTGGCGCGGGTGGCTTCCAGCTCGTCGATGGCCTCGCCGATCCGGTCACGGTGCTCGACCAGCGCGTCGACCAGCTCGGGACAGCTGGGCAGCAAGCGGTCGTCGTCATCGATGAAGCACGGCAGCGCCTCGCCGATCTGCGTGGTGCTCAGCCCGGCGGCCAGCAGGATCCGGATGCGCCGCACCGCCGCGACATCCGCGTCGCGGTAGTCGCGATAGCCGCTCGGCCGTCGTTCCGGGCGCAGCAGGCCCTGCTTCTCGTAGTAGCGCAGCGCGCGCTCGCTGACGCCCGTTCGCCGCGACAGCTCCCCGATCCGCATCCCGGCTCCTGGCTTGACTCTGACGTTGGTGTCAAGGTTTAGCTTACGCCGCATGACCCCTGTGACCGTTCTCGGACTCGGCCCGATGGGCCGCGCGCTGGCCACCGCTCTCGCCGCCGCCGGCCACCCCACCACGGTGTGGAATCGCACGCCTGGCAAGGGAAACGACCTCGACGCCACGGTGGCGGGCACCGCCGCGGAGGCGATCGAAGCCAGCCCCGTGGTGTTCGTGTGCGTGCTGAACTACGAAGCCGTGCACGCGGTTCTCGACCCCGCCGCGTTGAAGGGCCGCACCCTGGTCAACCTCACCGGCGGCTCGCCGGCGCAGGCCAGGGAGATGGCCGCGTGGGCGGACGAGCGCGGGATCGCCTATCTCGACGGCGTCATCCTGAACGGCATCGTCGGCGGGCCGGACGCGGCGTTGCTGTACAGCGGGCCGCGCTCGCTGTACGAGGCGCATCGGGACACGCTGGCCGCGCTCGGGGAGAACGGCGTCTATCTCGGCGAGGACCCGGGCCGGGCGGCGGGGTTCAACGTTTCGCTGCTGGACCTGTTCTGGACCTCGATGTTCGGCGTGGTGCACGCGTTCCGGCTCGGGGCGGCGGAGGGCATCGGCCCGGCCGAGTTCGCCGGGTACGCGAAGGAGATGGCCGGCCTGGTGCCGGGGCTGATCGACGTGGTGGCCGCGCACCTGGCGGAGGGCCGGTTCCCCGGCGACGCCTCGACCCTCGATTCGGCGGCGGCGATCCTGGACGACGTCCTCGGCACCGTCCGGGCGAACGGCCTGGACGACGGTGTGCTCCGCGCTGGGCGTGCCGCCGTGCAGGACGCCATCGATGCCGGGCACGGCTCGGCGGGCTTCTCCCTGCTGGCGGCTCACTGAGCCACCGTGGCGCCACGAGGCGCCAGTCAGGGCCCTGAACTGGGCTTGCATACTGAACACGAATGTGGCTTTCGGGGCGGCTGACCTGCCCCGAAAGCCACATTTGTGTCCTCGGCGCGCGGATGACAAACCAATGCGCCAGGGTGGCTTGCGTGTGGTGCCATGCATGTGCCATAGTGATGCCATGGAGCTGACGCCGTATGTGGACGATCTCCGCCGTGAGCTCGCGACGGCGTTGGACACGACCGAAACCGGGGACCTGCTCGAGCGGCTGATCGGGTCGCTGGAGCCGGCGATCCGGCTCACGCTGCTGGACGCGCTGGCCGGGGCGATGGGGGAGATCACCCGCGACCTGGCCCCCGGTTCGGTGGACCTGCGCCTGCGTGGTCGTGAAGCGACGTTCGTCGTGACGCCGCCGCCGGCGCAGCCGCCGCCGTCGCCCGAAAGCTTCGGCGGGGAGGCGGTGGCACGCATCAATCTGCGCGTGCCCGAGCAGCTCAAGGCGGCGATCGAGACCGCGGCGGGCGAGGAACGCCGCTCGGTCAACGCCTGGCTGGTCGAGGCCGCTTCGGTCGCGCTGCCCAGCCAGCGGCACGGCAAGTAGGCATCCGTCCCCGCGCGGCGGGGACACATCCCAGAGAAGAGGACAGTCATGCCCATTTTCGACACGCCCGCCCCGATCACCGCGACCATCGAGGTCTCCGTCGGCGAGGTCCGCCTCGTCGCGAGCGACCGCACCGACACGGTGGTCGAGGTGCGCCCGGCCAACCAGGCCGACGCCTCCGACGTCGACGCCGCGGCGCAGACCCGCGTCGACTACGCGAACGGCGAGCTGCGGGTCATCGGCCCGAAGCGCCACCCGTTCGATGTCTCCAAGAAAAGCAGGGCGGTCGCCGTGACAATCGAGCTGCCCGCCGGCTCCCGCGTGCGTGGCGACGCGGCGATGGGCGACTTCGACGGCACCGGCTCGCTCGGCGACTGCCGGTTCAAGACCGCCGCCGGGCACGTCCGGCTCGAGACCACGGGACGGCTGCGGGTGGAAACCGCGGCAGGCCACGTCGAAGTCGGCCGGGTCGAGGGTGACGCCGAAGTCAGGACCAGCTCCGGCCGGGTGGCCATCGGCGCGGTCGGCGGCACCGGTTTTGTCAAGACCAGCAACGGTTCCACCAAGATCGGCGTGGCCGGTGGCGAGCTGCGGCTCCGTGCCGCCAACGGCGACATCTCGGTGGACCGGGCCGCCGCCGGGGTGGACGCGGAGTCGTCGTGCGGCGACATCGAGGTCGGTGTCGCGGAAAGCGCCGCCGCCCGGTTCGAGCTGAAGACCCGCTTCGGCCGCGTGCGCAACGCGGTCGCGAACTCGCCGGGTGGCGGCGTCGGTGTCCGCGCGCACACCGCGTTCGGCGACATCACCGTCCGCAGCGCCTGACCCCCAAACCCGTTCTGCCGAAAGGAAACCAGACATGACCACGAGGACGGCCACGCCCGCCATCACGGCGACCGGGCTGCGCAAGTCGTTCGGGGACAAGACCGTGCTCGACAGCGTCGACCTGAATGTGCCGCGCGGCAGCGTTTTCGCGTTGCTCGGCGCGAACGGTGCCGGCAAGACCACCACGGTCAAGATCCTGTCCACATTGATCAATGCCGACGACGGGGTGGCCACGGTCGCCGGGCACGACCTGACGGGCGACCCGGAGGCGGTGCGTGCCTCGATCGGCGTCACCGGGCAGTTCTCGGCGGTGGACAACCTGCTCACCGGCGAGGAAAACCTTTTGCTGATGGCGAAGCTGAACCTGATCGGGCGTGGTGAGCGCAAGCGGCTCGCGGCCGAGTTGCTGGAGCGCTTCGAGCTGACCGAGGCGGGCAAGAAACCGGTGTCCACCTATTCCGGCGGCATGCGGCGGCGGCTCGACCTGGCGATGACCCTGGTCGGCAGCCCGCGGGTGATCTTCCTCGACGAGCCGACGACCGGGCTGGACCCGCGCAGTCGTCGCGGGCTGTGGCAGATCGTCCGGGAGCTGGTGGCCGACGGTGTCACGATTTTCCTGACCACGCAGTACCTGGAAGAGGCCGACGAACTGGCCGACCGGATCGCCGTGCTCGACCACGGACGGCTGGTCGCCGAGGGGACCGCGGACGAGCTGAAGCGCCGCATTCCCGGCGGACATGTGGAACTGCGCTTCACCGACGCCCGTTGGCTCGACGCGGCGACGCGGTCGGTGGTGCACGGCACGCCCGACCGGGAGTCGCTGACGCTGCGCGTGCCCAGCGACGGCAGCCTCCACTCGCTGAAGGCCCTGATCGACCGGCTCGACGCCGACCGGATCGAGGTCGACCAGCTGGGCCTGCACACGCCCGACCTCGACGACGTTTTCCTTGCCCTGACTGGAAACAACCCCGTGAACGAAAAGGTGGCCACGCGATGACCCACGTCTCTCCGCGGCCGGTGAGCACCCGCTCCCGCGCGCTGACCGACTCGGCGACCATGCTGGGGCGCAACCTCCGGCACATGGTGCGGTACCCGTCGATGACGGTGCTGCTGATCGGGATGCCGATCGTTTTCCTGTTGTTGTTCGTCTACGTTTTCGGGGGCACGCTGGGGGCCGGGCTGGGCGGTGCGTCCGGCGGGCGGGCCGAGTACGTGAACTACGTGGTGCCCGCGATCATCCTGATAGCGGTGTGCAGCGCGGTGCAGGGCACGGCGATCTCGGTGGCGATGGACATGACCGAGGGCATCATCGCGCGGTTCCGGACCATGTCGATCGCGCGGGTTTCGGTGCTGACCGGGCATGTGCTGGGCAGCGTGATCCAGACGCTGATCGCGGTGGCCGTGGTGCTGGGGGTCGCGCTGCTGATCGGCTTCGACCCGGCCGCGGGTTTCGGTGACTGGCTTGCCGCCGGTGGTGTGGTGGTGGCGCTGGCGTTCGCGCTGGTTTGGCTTTCGGTTGCGCTGGGCCTGGCGAGCGGCAGCGTGGAGGGGGCGAGCAATGTGGGCATGCCGCTGGTGCTGCTGCCGTTCCTGGGCAGCGGTTTCGTCCCGACGGACTCGATGCCGGGCGCCATCCGCTGGTTTGCGGAGTACCAGCCGTTCACCCCGATCATCGAGTCACTGCGGGGCCTGCTGATGGGCACCCCGGTGGGGAACAACGTGCTGATCGCGCTCGGGTGGTGCGTGGTCATCGCGCTGGGCAGCTATGTGTGGGCGAAGAAGTTGTACAACCGCGAATACACCCGCTGAGGGGCGGCTCGCCCCGGGCGCCAGGAAGCCCGGGGAAGTGGCAGCACAGCAATACCGAGACGCGGCGGTGCCGGCGAGCCGAGGGGGCTCGCCGGCACCGCCCTTTTGTATGCCGAACCCCGCTGGCCCGCGCACCTAGCCAGCGCCGCTAGCCCTTTCCGCGCCCATTATTCCTAGCACCGCTAGCCCTCCCCGCACCTATCTTCCTAGCATCGCTAGCCCACCGCACCCGACTGCCTAGCATCGCTAGCCCACCGCACCCGACTGCCTAGCATCGCTAGCCCACCGCACCCGACTACCTAGCATCGCTAGCCCACCGCACCCAACTGCCTAGCGCCGCTAGCCCACCACCGTCCACCTGCCTAGCGCCGCTAGCAATCCTTGGCGCTAATCACCTAGCACTGCTAGCCCCCGCTTGTGCACGCCCACGAGACACTTCTCATCGCGCAGGCCACTCTCATATCGCGCTGGCCCACGCCGACTCAGCTCCGCCAGCACTCGGTTGCCTTCCTGCTGCCCGCAAGTGGCGCTCCGCGTCTCTCGGTCCGCCAGCGCTGGGCGGGGAACGGGCTAGCGCTGCTACCGATCCGGGGTCCATATTGGCTAGCGGCGCTAGGGGTATGTGGTGGGGGGCGGTTAGCGGTGCTAGGGGCTGGTGAGGGGAAGCCGGACGGCGGGTGGAAGGGGAGCCGCGGTCGGGTTGGCTTGGAAAGACTGGAGCATCAGGGCGGCGAACCGGCGTGAAGCGGCAACACGCAGTTCAGGCGCCTCAGCTCGGATGCCTTCGTTCGCCATCAAGGCCAGGCTGATGTCCTCCAACACAAAATCCTCCCGCAAGGCACCGGCCCGCTTCGCGCGGTCGACCAGTTCCAGCAACTGCCGCAGGGTGCGGTCCCGTTCGGCGGCGAAATCCAGCGCCTGCGGCAGTTGCGACATGAACGCCCGCGCGAAACCCCGATCGAGGGCGTGCACCTCCATCAGCTTGCTGACCACCAGCGAAAACCCCTGCCACGGATCCTCCGCCGCCAGGCCCTCCGCCACCACGGCCGAGCACAACACCATCTGCTCGGCGAAGGCCGCCGCCAGCAACTCGTCCTTGGTCTGGAAGTGCCGGTACACCGTCGCCACGCCGAGACCCGCCCGCCGCGCGATCTCCCGGATCGGCACCTCGATGCCTTCCGCGGCGAACGCCAGCCGCGCCACGGCGAGGATTCGCGCGCGGTTGTCCCTGGCGTCCGAGCGGAGCTTCGTTCCCACTTGTGCGGTCACCGCTCTCACTTTAGCCAACCGGACGGGGTGCTCCGTTAACGTCCGCGCCATGAGAGCCATCCAGATCACCGAATACGGCCCGCCCAGCGTCCTCCGCGTGGCCGAGGTGCCCGACCCGCACGCCGGACCAGGCGAGATCCGGATCGCCGTGCGTGCCTCCGGCCTCTCGGCCGGCGACGTCCGGATCCGCTCCGGCGAACTTCGCGACGTGGTCACGTTGCCGTACCGGACCGGCTTCGACGCCGCGGGTGTGGTCGACGAGATCGGCGAGGGCGTCACCGGCGTACGCGTCGGCGACGAGGTGTTCGGCGCGACCGCGACGGCCGCGCGCGGAGCCAACTCCGACTACGCCGTGCTCGCCGCGTGGGCACTCAAACCGGCCGCGTGGAGCTGGGCCGAAGCGGGCGGCGCCGCGGGCAGTGTCGAGACGGCCACCCGCGCCTTCGACCGGCTCGGCGTCGGCGACGGGCACACCGTCCTGGTGCAGGGCGCGGCCGGTGGCGTGGGCACGGTCGCCGTGCAGCTCGCGGTCGCCCGCGGCGCCACGGTCATCGGTACCGCGAGCGAGCACAACCACGATCTGATCCGCGCACTCGGCGCGGAACCGACGACCTACGGGGCGGGGCTGGCCGACCGCGTTCCGTCCGAAGTGGACGCTGTGCTCGACTGCGCGGGCGGGGCCCTGCCCGAGCTGGTCGCCATCGCGGGCGACCCGGCGCGCGTGGTGACGATCGCCGATCTCAGTGCCGCGGCTCACGGTGTCCACCTGTCCCACGCGGCGTCCGGAATGCCCGGCGCTGACCCGCTGGCTCTGCACGGGCTCGCCATCGCCGCCGCCCTCGCCGACGAGGGACGCCTGCGGGTGCCGGTCGCCGCGGAGTTCCCGCTGGCCGAGGCCGCCGCCGCGCACGAGCTGAGCGAAAGCCGCCGGGCCGGAGGGAAGATCGTGCTGGCGAACTAGGTTCGCCCGTCGCCGAAGTGATGCCTTGGGGCAACTGGCCGCCCGGATCGTGGTGAGAGGCCGGAAAGGCGCGCGGTGGGGCGCTAACATGCGGGGCACACGCAGCCCGCCGGTGAGGAGTGGCATGACCTACGACCCGAACGCGCCACAGCAGCCGCACGCCGGGCAACAACCGCACGCGCAGCAGGAGCCGGACGCCGCGCAGCAGGCGGCTGCCGGACAGAAGACGGGTGCCGGGCAGCAGGCGAGCGCTGGGCAGGATGCGGATGCTGGGCAGCAGGTGAGTGGCGGGCAGGAGACGGGTGCCGGGCAGCAGGCGAGCGTGGGGCAGCAGCCGTACGCGGAGCAGCAGGTGGGCGCTCAGCAGATGAGCGCCGAGCAGCAGCCCTACGCGCAGCAGCCGTACGCCGGGCAGCAGCCGTACGGGCAGCAGGTGTATGGGCAGCAGCAGCCGTATGGTCAACAGCCTTACGGGCAGCAGCCGTGGCCGGGTGGGGCGGTGCAAGAGCCGCCCAAGGGGGTGGGGATCGCGGTGGCCGCGCTCGTCCTGGCCGTCGTCGGGCTGGTCATGCCGTTTCTCCCGGTGAATCTGGACGGGGTGCGCCAGTACGTCGGCCTGCCGTTCGCGCTTGCCGGGCTCGGGCTTGGCATTGTCGGCTGCATGGGCCGCCGGCGCGGGCTGGCGG
Coding sequences within:
- a CDS encoding VOC family protein; protein product: MERLRLHHVGHVVRDMSAALELYRRLGFVVHAPAYPAMAPREGAAPEPFGAANTHADFPRDFLELATVVDAGVVPPGARLVPLEAPPEVLPSLLERVNATSANLADCLGRFEGLHILMFSSADLDTTAARLSAGGVRHGGVNTVRRPVGDDVETVRYLEIDGPEGRIGVAAELEPRIQASRSEEHPNGALGLVDATLCASDLDAAQARYELYLGRSARIDGAARVFDLDDGVTLTLVPSADTLFPGEQASALPALVACTVAVRELDVTEKLVRDEGIPLRRTSSGDVFVPASAALGAAVVFRQAGSVH
- a CDS encoding DUF4097 family beta strand repeat-containing protein: MPIFDTPAPITATIEVSVGEVRLVASDRTDTVVEVRPANQADASDVDAAAQTRVDYANGELRVIGPKRHPFDVSKKSRAVAVTIELPAGSRVRGDAAMGDFDGTGSLGDCRFKTAAGHVRLETTGRLRVETAAGHVEVGRVEGDAEVRTSSGRVAIGAVGGTGFVKTSNGSTKIGVAGGELRLRAANGDISVDRAAAGVDAESSCGDIEVGVAESAAARFELKTRFGRVRNAVANSPGGGVGVRAHTAFGDITVRSA
- a CDS encoding NAD(P)-dependent oxidoreductase; the encoded protein is MTPVTVLGLGPMGRALATALAAAGHPTTVWNRTPGKGNDLDATVAGTAAEAIEASPVVFVCVLNYEAVHAVLDPAALKGRTLVNLTGGSPAQAREMAAWADERGIAYLDGVILNGIVGGPDAALLYSGPRSLYEAHRDTLAALGENGVYLGEDPGRAAGFNVSLLDLFWTSMFGVVHAFRLGAAEGIGPAEFAGYAKEMAGLVPGLIDVVAAHLAEGRFPGDASTLDSAAAILDDVLGTVRANGLDDGVLRAGRAAVQDAIDAGHGSAGFSLLAAH
- a CDS encoding ATP-binding cassette domain-containing protein, whose translation is MTTRTATPAITATGLRKSFGDKTVLDSVDLNVPRGSVFALLGANGAGKTTTVKILSTLINADDGVATVAGHDLTGDPEAVRASIGVTGQFSAVDNLLTGEENLLLMAKLNLIGRGERKRLAAELLERFELTEAGKKPVSTYSGGMRRRLDLAMTLVGSPRVIFLDEPTTGLDPRSRRGLWQIVRELVADGVTIFLTTQYLEEADELADRIAVLDHGRLVAEGTADELKRRIPGGHVELRFTDARWLDAATRSVVHGTPDRESLTLRVPSDGSLHSLKALIDRLDADRIEVDQLGLHTPDLDDVFLALTGNNPVNEKVATR
- a CDS encoding carboxymuconolactone decarboxylase family protein, with the translated sequence MESRFDLMDNEVGGKFAKRFFNASLVLARALPKSTQELVALRVSQINGCGWCVDVHTKEAEAAGETAVRINLVAAWRESSVFTEAERAAFALAEEGTRLADAHHGVSDETWAAVREHFDDNEVAALVSLVAQINAANRLGVIVRNAGGSYAPGVFAELSD
- a CDS encoding TetR/AcrR family transcriptional regulator, encoding MSADHLDGRRLRYQHRRPELLEAVTAYVLANGLAGLAMRPLAAAVGVSHGTLLHHFGSKENLVTEVIDVLRRRLSDAAGLTGAPPGLADLPTWWQRSTTPDRLPVYRLLFEVLAQAAREPEHYERFLQQVVHDSLALVENLVVAEGCPREQAPEIASMIVAQARGLQLELLATGERARTDRAFTRFLGLVDGLARSWR
- a CDS encoding toxin-antitoxin system HicB family antitoxin, which encodes MELTPYVDDLRRELATALDTTETGDLLERLIGSLEPAIRLTLLDALAGAMGEITRDLAPGSVDLRLRGREATFVVTPPPAQPPPSPESFGGEAVARINLRVPEQLKAAIETAAGEERRSVNAWLVEAASVALPSQRHGK
- a CDS encoding NADP-dependent oxidoreductase gives rise to the protein MRAIQITEYGPPSVLRVAEVPDPHAGPGEIRIAVRASGLSAGDVRIRSGELRDVVTLPYRTGFDAAGVVDEIGEGVTGVRVGDEVFGATATAARGANSDYAVLAAWALKPAAWSWAEAGGAAGSVETATRAFDRLGVGDGHTVLVQGAAGGVGTVAVQLAVARGATVIGTASEHNHDLIRALGAEPTTYGAGLADRVPSEVDAVLDCAGGALPELVAIAGDPARVVTIADLSAAAHGVHLSHAASGMPGADPLALHGLAIAAALADEGRLRVPVAAEFPLAEAAAAHELSESRRAGGKIVLAN
- a CDS encoding MerR family transcriptional regulator, producing MRIGELSRRTGVSERALRYYEKQGLLRPERRPSGYRDYRDADVAAVRRIRILLAAGLSTTQIGEALPCFIDDDDRLLPSCPELVDALVEHRDRIGEAIDELEATRANLNTIIAAERSSVD
- a CDS encoding RNA polymerase sigma-70 factor, translated to MSATETFLAHRNLLFTVAYEMLGSAADAEDVLQETWLRWAEVDLTEVRNERAYLVRITTRQALGRLRTLGRRKESYVGPWLPEPLLTAPDVAEDVELADSVSMAMLLVLETLAPTERAVFVLREVFDLPYGEIAEAVGKSAAAVRQIAHRARAHVAARRPHVTISPAEGRDALAAFKSAVETGDLQHLFDVLAPNVVLLTDGGGIAQAALAPITGVAEVTAVLGRLAGSASLRPAQVNGHPALTVHIGGELDAVLAVHLENGFVTGLYAVRNPEKLSYMDRETALRR
- a CDS encoding ABC transporter permease, with amino-acid sequence MTHVSPRPVSTRSRALTDSATMLGRNLRHMVRYPSMTVLLIGMPIVFLLLFVYVFGGTLGAGLGGASGGRAEYVNYVVPAIILIAVCSAVQGTAISVAMDMTEGIIARFRTMSIARVSVLTGHVLGSVIQTLIAVAVVLGVALLIGFDPAAGFGDWLAAGGVVVALAFALVWLSVALGLASGSVEGASNVGMPLVLLPFLGSGFVPTDSMPGAIRWFAEYQPFTPIIESLRGLLMGTPVGNNVLIALGWCVVIALGSYVWAKKLYNREYTR
- a CDS encoding MFS transporter encodes the protein MHAPALDRSFWKLFAASATATCADGVVKVSLPLLAASLTTSPVLISGLTAFAFLPWLLFGLPGGALADRVDRRRAMSVVNVVRAVLLGGLVVLIATGTGGVAVLYAAAFALGICQVVYDSADRAILPQVVGRRGLEKANSWLTVEETVGKDFVGPPLGAALFGWFRAAPFLGPAIGFAVAAVLVLAVPGRFRADRTEPATLRADIREGVSWLWRHPVLRSLTIYSGLIAALMSMGTSLTVLYALDTLALSPSLYGLLFAAMGVGGLAGSALVGPLTARLGRPRASTLAVAIAPVMSVLLGTVTQVWAAVVWFSGVAVGVTMWNVLSMSLRQAMIPAGLLGRVLGAHRVVLWGGIPLGALLGGVLAGMIGVPAVFTVSGLAQLGVVVLVHRLVHRHRRLIEESFAR
- a CDS encoding TetR/AcrR family transcriptional regulator, producing the protein MTAQVGTKLRSDARDNRARILAVARLAFAAEGIEVPIREIARRAGLGVATVYRHFQTKDELLAAAFAEQMVLCSAVVAEGLAAEDPWQGFSLVVSKLMEVHALDRGFARAFMSQLPQALDFAAERDRTLRQLLELVDRAKRAGALREDFVLEDISLALMANEGIRAEAPELRVAASRRFAALMLQSFQANPTAAPLPPAVRLPLTSP